In Solenopsis invicta isolate M01_SB chromosome 13, UNIL_Sinv_3.0, whole genome shotgun sequence, one DNA window encodes the following:
- the LOC113004824 gene encoding uncharacterized protein F54H12.2-like produces MSFLHTHSSECLKSELDLFALPPTQTSIESAQWIYYKPVTSLADDAPIEFVIPGHGEDYLDLTHTMLSLRIRVETGTNTATAAAAAAAAAPKVGPVNQLLHSMFNQIDVYFNQKLVSPPNNAYAYRVYIEALLNYASPAKTSHLTSCLWDTDTPGFMDESVDSPTNQALVRRARYIQGGRALDLIGHLHCDVFNQDKFLINGVEVRMRLVCSKDLFCLMETNSTSKIRILDASLLVRRAKITPGVLLAHARMLSKTTAKYPLTRVEVKTFTIHSGLVGESLDNVILGQLPKRIIVGFVDNKAFNGDRKLNPFNFKNYGINFLSLYADGMQIPSRPLQPSFKKDEPLYIEAYHILFSGTGIHFLNEGNSISRDDYSNGYCLFAFDLTPNLSANCAGHWNLVKHGSLRLEVRFEKALTATVNCIVYAEFNNVLEIDSSRQVIIDFSG; encoded by the coding sequence ATGTCCTTCCTTCATACCCATTCGAGCGAGTGTTTGAAGAGTGAACTCGATCTCTTCGCTTTACCGCCTACCCAGACTAGTATCGAGAGTGCTCAATGGATTTATTACAAGCCCGTAACATCGCTCGCAGACGACGCACCAATAGAATTTGTTATACCTGGTCATGGAGAAGACTATCTGGATCTCACGCACACTATGCTAAGTCTCCGTATACGTGTAGAAACGGGAACAAATACCGCcacagccgccgccgccgccgccgccgcagcgcCCAAAGTAGGCCCTGTAAATCAACTGCTGCATTCCATGTTCAATCAAATCGACgtgtatttcaatcaaaaactcGTATCACCTCCAAACAACGCTTACGCTTACCGCGTATACATCGAGGCGTTATTAAATTATGCTTCACCCGCAAAAACTTCCCATCTCACCTCTTGTCTGTGGGACACGGATACTCCCGGTTTCATGGACGAGTCGGTAGATTCGCCAACGAATCAGGCTCTCGTAAGACGCGCTCGTTACATTCAAGGAGGACGCGCGTTGGATCTCATAGGACATCTTCACTGCGACGTTTTTAATCaagataaattcttaattaacggGGTGGAAGTTAGAATGAGACTCGTATGTTCCAAAGATTTGTTTTGTCTAATGGAAACAAATTCCACGTCGAAAATCCGCATTCTAGACGCTAGCCTACTTGTAAGAAGAGCAAAAATAACTCCCGGAGTATTACTAGCGCATGCGAGAATGCTGAGTAAAACCACTGCCAAGTATCCCCTTACGAGAGTCGAAGTTAAAACGTTCACGATACACTCTGGTCTCGTGGGAGAATCGTTAGACAATGTAATACTTGGACAGCTACCGAAACGAATAATAGTTGGCTTTGTTGATAACAAAGCGTTTAACGGCGACAGAAAATTAAACCCGTTTAACTTTAAGAATTACGGCATAAATTTCCTTTCGCTTTACGCTGACGGAATGCAGATTCCAAGTAGACCGTTACAGCCGAGCTTTAAGAAAGACGAACCGCTCTACATCGAAGCGTATCACATCCTCTTTTCCGGAACAGGGATACATTTTTTGAACGAGGGAAATTCTATAAGCAGAGACGATTACTCTAACGGATATTGCCTCTTCGCTTTTGATCTTACACCCAATCTATCGGCTAATTGTGCTGGGCATTGGAATCTCGTGAAACATGGAAGCTTACGACTAGAAGTGAGATTCGAAAAGGCACTTACCGCGACCGTTAATTGCATCGTGTATGCCGAGTTCAATAATGTTCTAGAAATCGATTCATCTCGGCAAGTCATAATCGATTTTTCTGGATAG